One window of the Pseudomonas knackmussii B13 genome contains the following:
- a CDS encoding gamma-glutamyl-gamma-aminobutyrate hydrolase family protein, producing the protein MPRVPVIGITACTNMIEQHAAQTINEKYIRAAKNAARGLPIVIPCLGELVDADDILDTVDGLIFTGSPSNIEPFHYNGPASAAGTQHDPARDATTLPLMRAAIAAGVPVLGICRGFQEMNVALGGTLHQKVHETGRFMDHREGKDESIDKQYGFRHEVHVQPGGLMQGMGLPAVIDVNSIHGQGIDVLAPGLRVEAVAPDGLIEAISVEKSKSFALAVQWHPEFKVLDNPHYLTIFQTFGKACRQRAALREPMLKAFA; encoded by the coding sequence ATGCCACGCGTGCCTGTTATCGGCATCACCGCATGCACCAACATGATTGAGCAGCACGCAGCCCAGACTATTAACGAGAAATATATTCGCGCTGCAAAGAACGCAGCGCGCGGACTGCCGATTGTCATTCCCTGCCTGGGCGAGCTGGTTGATGCGGACGACATCCTCGATACCGTGGACGGGCTGATCTTCACCGGCTCGCCGTCCAATATCGAACCCTTCCACTACAACGGCCCGGCCAGCGCCGCAGGTACCCAACACGACCCTGCGCGGGACGCCACCACCTTGCCGCTGATGCGCGCGGCCATTGCCGCGGGCGTGCCGGTGCTGGGCATCTGCCGTGGTTTCCAGGAAATGAACGTGGCGCTGGGCGGCACCCTGCACCAGAAGGTCCACGAGACCGGCCGGTTCATGGACCATCGCGAGGGCAAGGATGAGTCGATCGACAAGCAATATGGCTTTCGCCATGAAGTTCATGTGCAGCCTGGCGGCCTGATGCAAGGCATGGGCTTGCCGGCAGTTATCGATGTCAATTCGATTCATGGCCAGGGCATTGATGTATTGGCCCCGGGTTTAAGAGTTGAAGCTGTTGCACCCGATGGTTTGATAGAAGCCATCTCGGTTGAAAAAAGCAAAAGTTTCGCGCTGGCTGTTCAATGGCATCCGGAGTTCAAGGTGCTGGATAACCCGCATTACCTGACCATTTTCCAAACATTCGGCAAAGCCTGTCGACAACGCGCGGCCCTGCGCGAGCCGATGTTGAAAGCATTCGCCTGA
- a CDS encoding helix-turn-helix domain-containing protein, whose translation MKMQEEVEGLAILIRDLRKFRGLTLAELAERIDRSLGFLSQVERGVSRPTVADLTAISETLGVSTAYFYNLKKPRDLHWVTRPQERRTLYLGGGITDVLASPSISGGFSMLDSRLEPGASSGEAYLSDRSEQGCFVLEGELTVWLDEADAVTLHADDSFQLQPHAKFRYANLTDRLTRVLWVFN comes from the coding sequence ATGAAGATGCAAGAAGAAGTCGAAGGTCTGGCCATCCTGATCCGCGACCTGCGCAAGTTCAGGGGGCTGACGCTGGCCGAGCTGGCCGAACGCATCGACCGCTCGCTCGGTTTCCTGTCGCAGGTCGAACGGGGTGTCTCGCGGCCAACGGTGGCGGACCTGACCGCCATCAGTGAAACCCTCGGGGTGTCGACCGCCTATTTCTACAACCTGAAAAAGCCACGGGACCTCCACTGGGTCACTCGCCCGCAGGAACGGCGCACGCTGTATCTGGGTGGCGGCATTACCGACGTGCTGGCGTCGCCGTCCATCTCCGGTGGTTTTTCCATGCTCGACAGTCGCCTCGAACCCGGTGCCAGCAGCGGCGAAGCGTATTTGAGCGACCGATCGGAACAGGGCTGCTTCGTGCTGGAGGGCGAGCTGACGGTCTGGCTGGACGAAGCCGACGCGGTGACGCTCCACGCCGATGACAGTTTTCAGCTGCAACCCCACGCCAAGTTCCGCTACGCCAACCTGACGGACCGGCTCACCCGCGTGCTCTGGGTATTCAATTGA
- a CDS encoding DMT family transporter, which yields MTYNTSWLLLIVAGFLEILFAVGLKSANGLERPWLLAGTVVVLAGSLSLLTMALRVLPVGTAYAVWTGIGAAGTAIVGMYWLGDAVSLWKLVWIGLILLSVAGLRWVA from the coding sequence ATGACTTACAACACATCCTGGCTGCTGCTGATCGTTGCCGGATTCCTGGAAATTCTCTTTGCGGTTGGGTTGAAATCTGCAAATGGCCTTGAACGGCCCTGGCTGCTGGCCGGCACGGTCGTAGTATTGGCCGGCAGTTTGTCCTTGTTGACGATGGCGTTACGGGTGCTGCCCGTTGGAACCGCCTATGCGGTCTGGACCGGCATAGGCGCTGCCGGCACAGCCATCGTCGGAATGTATTGGTTGGGTGATGCAGTATCGTTGTGGAAACTTGTCTGGATCGGCTTGATCCTGTTGAGTGTCGCCGGACTACGCTGGGTGGCCTGA
- a CDS encoding SLAC1 anion channel family protein: MNTVYPPTTDVAQAVTTSKTSIKNLPINLFGSVMGLAGLGLAWRLSGQYYGVGGALGEAIGALAGLVFVLLTLSYLAKWVKHPEAVRAEFGHPIASNFFGTVTIALLLLSAVAAPHNALLGQALWILGSALTVLLAGLVVSRLLSGNQDSSNAVPAWLIPGVATLDIAVTGAHMPMAWVAEFNLFALAVGAVLALVFFTRIFSRLTHEAVLAKGMVPSLMVLIAPFEVGFLAYTNVFGQIDQFASVLFYFGLFLFVVLSFKVFRRDVPFAPSWWAISFPIAALSNAALKYAHAHDNTVLTVIAAVILLFLTVALTVLMVKTLNSLFSGKLLAN, encoded by the coding sequence ATGAACACTGTATACCCCCCCACCACCGATGTTGCTCAAGCGGTCACCACCAGCAAGACATCGATCAAAAACCTGCCTATCAACTTGTTCGGATCAGTCATGGGTTTGGCCGGCCTGGGACTGGCCTGGCGCTTGAGCGGCCAGTACTACGGCGTCGGCGGCGCGCTGGGTGAAGCGATTGGCGCCTTGGCCGGCCTGGTGTTCGTGCTGCTGACCTTAAGTTACCTGGCAAAATGGGTGAAACATCCAGAAGCGGTAAGGGCCGAGTTCGGCCATCCGATCGCCAGCAACTTTTTTGGCACCGTCACCATTGCACTGTTGCTGCTTTCGGCAGTCGCGGCGCCCCACAACGCGTTACTCGGACAGGCGCTCTGGATACTGGGTAGCGCACTGACGGTGCTGCTCGCAGGCCTCGTAGTCTCCCGTCTCTTGTCGGGCAACCAGGATTCGTCGAATGCCGTACCTGCCTGGCTGATTCCTGGTGTTGCCACCCTCGATATCGCGGTAACCGGTGCGCACATGCCAATGGCCTGGGTCGCTGAATTCAACCTGTTTGCCCTCGCCGTGGGTGCAGTACTGGCACTGGTTTTCTTCACCCGGATCTTTTCGCGACTGACGCATGAGGCAGTGCTGGCCAAAGGCATGGTTCCTTCGCTGATGGTCCTGATTGCGCCGTTTGAAGTAGGTTTCCTGGCGTACACCAACGTGTTCGGTCAGATCGACCAGTTTGCCAGCGTGTTGTTCTATTTCGGCCTGTTCCTGTTCGTGGTGCTGAGCTTCAAAGTGTTCCGTCGCGATGTGCCCTTTGCCCCTTCGTGGTGGGCAATCAGCTTTCCCATCGCGGCCCTGAGCAATGCGGCGCTGAAATATGCACATGCCCACGACAACACCGTGCTGACGGTAATCGCTGCTGTGATCCTGCTGTTTCTCACTGTGGCGCTGACCGTGCTGATGGTGAAAACCCTGAACAGCCTGTTCAGCGGCAAACTGTTGGCCAACTAG
- a CDS encoding GlxA family transcriptional regulator, giving the protein MRITLLAFPRVQLLDVIGPADVFAEAAKQLGNPRAYRVEVIGTVKGMIKGSNGLKLAIDETFETYKGKIDTLLVAGSPHIDEIARDPALQDWLRRQAKSVRRIGSVCSGAFLLAATGLLDGRRVTTHWNSSAKLAKEHPQAQVDPDSIFIKDGNIYTSAGVTAGMDLALALVEEDYGRELALSVAREMVMFFKRPGGQSQFSAQLAAQTAERSVIRDVQDYVVTHLKADLSVPSLAARAGMSERNFARTFKAEAGSTPAEFVELARIDAARRLIEDSDVSLKRLADTVGYANTDGFRRAFMRRLGVGPSDYRKRFSSG; this is encoded by the coding sequence ATGCGCATAACCCTCCTGGCATTCCCCCGTGTGCAGTTGCTGGACGTAATCGGGCCGGCCGACGTCTTCGCCGAAGCGGCCAAGCAACTGGGCAATCCGCGCGCCTATCGGGTTGAAGTCATTGGTACCGTCAAGGGGATGATCAAAGGCTCGAACGGATTGAAGCTGGCCATCGACGAAACGTTCGAAACCTATAAAGGCAAGATCGACACCTTGCTCGTGGCGGGCAGCCCACACATCGATGAAATTGCGCGGGACCCTGCACTGCAAGATTGGCTGCGTCGGCAAGCTAAATCCGTACGTCGTATCGGCTCAGTCTGTAGCGGAGCATTTCTGCTGGCCGCTACTGGTCTTCTCGACGGGCGCCGCGTTACCACCCATTGGAATTCCAGCGCGAAACTCGCGAAGGAGCATCCGCAAGCACAGGTCGATCCGGATAGCATCTTTATCAAGGATGGCAACATCTACACTTCGGCCGGCGTTACCGCGGGCATGGACTTGGCTTTGGCATTGGTCGAAGAAGATTACGGCCGAGAATTGGCGCTCAGCGTTGCCCGTGAAATGGTGATGTTCTTCAAACGACCTGGCGGGCAATCGCAGTTCAGCGCGCAACTGGCAGCGCAAACCGCCGAACGTAGCGTTATCAGAGACGTGCAGGATTATGTGGTAACGCACCTGAAGGCCGACTTGAGCGTTCCCAGCCTGGCCGCGCGCGCCGGTATGAGCGAGCGCAACTTCGCCAGAACCTTCAAGGCCGAAGCCGGCTCGACCCCGGCCGAATTTGTCGAACTGGCGCGCATCGATGCGGCCAGGCGGCTGATCGAAGACTCTGACGTATCACTCAAACGCTTGGCCGATACAGTCGGCTATGCCAATACGGATGGGTTCAGAAGGGCTTTTATGCGCCGTCTTGGGGTGGGCCCAAGTGATTATCGAAAGCGTTTTTCCTCGGGGTGA
- a CDS encoding GNAT family N-acetyltransferase gives MSAPTFRIATPADTDRCYAIEISAYEGDEAATREKIATRIAQYPQGFLIMELDGEVIGFINCGCAYEVVMSDEAFKELVGHDAEAPNVVIMSVVIDPAQQGKGYASLMMRTFIERMRALHKQTIHLMCKERHVELYRRYGYQYVRPSASDHGGMAWHEMVMAL, from the coding sequence ATGAGCGCACCCACCTTCCGCATCGCTACGCCAGCAGACACCGACCGCTGCTACGCGATCGAAATCTCGGCCTATGAAGGCGACGAGGCGGCCACCCGCGAGAAAATCGCCACGCGCATCGCGCAGTATCCGCAGGGCTTTCTGATCATGGAGCTGGACGGCGAGGTGATCGGCTTCATCAACTGCGGTTGCGCATACGAAGTCGTCATGTCCGACGAGGCTTTCAAGGAACTGGTCGGCCACGATGCCGAGGCGCCGAACGTGGTCATCATGTCGGTGGTGATCGACCCGGCCCAGCAGGGCAAGGGCTATGCCTCGTTGATGATGCGTACCTTCATCGAGCGCATGCGCGCCCTGCACAAACAGACCATCCACCTGATGTGCAAGGAGCGCCACGTCGAGCTGTATCGCCGGTACGGCTACCAGTACGTGCGCCCGTCCGCCTCCGACCATGGCGGCATGGCCTGGCACGAAATGGTCATGGCGCTGTAG
- a CDS encoding VOC family protein: MPLVALLRCNDLDLTREHYRDALGFEVSETAEGTLSVRLEDCRVVFTAQDLWAAPAACSGTFYFHITDVEGYFAKVQDKARIAWPLQDMPYGSREFGVRDCNGYHLAFAQSAAAS, translated from the coding sequence ATGCCGCTAGTCGCCCTGCTTCGCTGCAATGACCTGGACCTCACCCGCGAACACTACCGGGACGCGCTAGGCTTCGAGGTGAGCGAAACCGCCGAAGGGACCCTCAGCGTCCGCCTCGAAGACTGCCGTGTCGTCTTCACCGCACAAGACCTGTGGGCCGCTCCGGCTGCCTGCTCGGGCACCTTCTACTTCCACATCACCGACGTCGAAGGCTACTTCGCGAAGGTGCAGGACAAAGCCCGGATCGCCTGGCCGCTGCAGGACATGCCCTACGGCTCCCGCGAGTTCGGGGTGCGCGACTGCAACGGCTATCACCTGGCCTTCGCGCAGAGCGCAGCCGCGAGCTGA
- a CDS encoding LysR family transcriptional regulator has translation MDQLMAMRAFARVVEAGSFTRAADSLDMPNATLSKLVRELEAHLEVRLLQRTTRRVTVTPEGQDYYAKATRILRDLEDIDSSFNLARGKPRGHLRIDIGGSTARDVLIPLLPDFLARYPDIRIDLGVSDRAVDLISDSVDCAIRGGPLDNSSLVARNIGHAEMITCASPGYLRQCGVPAYPEELKNGHRLVTYLSPRNGRAFPFRFEHDGEKSEIKLEHRVGVNESNAHLAACVAGLGIIQTFRYAAAQALREGALVEILQKWQPAPYPFHVVYPQNRHVTHRLRVFIDWLVERFPERLAGGEIRQD, from the coding sequence ATGGATCAGCTGATGGCGATGCGCGCCTTCGCCCGCGTCGTGGAAGCCGGCAGCTTCACCCGCGCCGCCGACTCGCTCGACATGCCCAACGCCACCCTGAGCAAGCTGGTGCGGGAGCTGGAGGCGCACCTGGAGGTACGTCTGCTGCAGCGCACGACGCGGCGGGTCACGGTGACGCCGGAAGGCCAGGACTACTACGCGAAGGCCACGCGCATCCTGCGCGACCTGGAGGACATCGACTCGTCCTTCAACCTGGCGCGCGGCAAGCCCCGTGGCCATCTGCGAATCGACATCGGCGGCTCGACCGCACGCGACGTACTCATTCCCCTGCTGCCGGATTTCCTGGCGCGCTACCCCGACATCCGCATCGACCTGGGTGTGTCGGACCGCGCGGTGGACCTGATCAGCGACAGCGTCGACTGCGCGATCCGCGGCGGGCCGCTGGACAACTCGTCGCTGGTCGCGCGAAACATCGGCCACGCCGAGATGATCACCTGCGCGAGCCCCGGCTACCTGCGCCAATGCGGCGTACCGGCCTACCCGGAAGAGCTGAAGAACGGCCACCGGCTGGTGACCTACCTGTCCCCCCGCAACGGCCGGGCCTTCCCCTTCCGCTTCGAGCACGATGGCGAGAAAAGCGAAATCAAGCTGGAGCACCGCGTAGGCGTCAACGAAAGCAACGCCCACCTGGCCGCCTGTGTCGCCGGGCTCGGCATCATCCAGACGTTTCGCTATGCGGCAGCGCAAGCGCTGCGCGAAGGCGCGCTGGTGGAGATCCTGCAGAAGTGGCAACCCGCGCCCTACCCCTTCCACGTCGTGTACCCGCAGAACCGCCACGTCACGCACCGCTTGCGGGTCTTCATCGACTGGCTGGTGGAGCGCTTCCCCGAGCGGCTGGCGGGCGGCGAAATACGCCAGGACTAG
- a CDS encoding SDR family oxidoreductase, with product MNKQLTGKIALVTGGSTGIGLAAAQELAAQGARVFITGRRQAELDAAVEAIGPAATGIRADASVLADLDAVYARIAASAGKLDILFANAGGGDMLPLGAITEEHFDRIFGTNVRGVLFTVQKALPLLTDGASVILTASTTSVQGTAGFSVYSASKAAVRNFARSWALDLKDRGIRVNVVSPGPVRTPGLGGLVPDEARQGLFDALAAQVPLGRLGEPEEIGKAVVFLASEASSFVNGIELFVDGGMAQV from the coding sequence ATGAACAAGCAACTCACTGGCAAGATCGCACTCGTCACCGGCGGCAGCACGGGCATCGGCCTGGCCGCCGCCCAGGAACTCGCCGCCCAGGGCGCGCGGGTGTTCATCACCGGCCGCCGCCAGGCGGAACTCGATGCAGCGGTAGAGGCCATCGGCCCGGCCGCCACCGGCATCCGCGCCGATGCCTCGGTGCTCGCCGACCTGGACGCGGTCTACGCCCGGATCGCCGCAAGCGCCGGCAAGCTCGACATCCTCTTCGCCAACGCCGGCGGCGGCGACATGCTGCCCCTGGGCGCGATCACCGAGGAGCACTTCGACCGCATCTTCGGCACCAACGTGCGCGGCGTGCTCTTCACCGTGCAGAAGGCGCTTCCGCTGCTGACCGATGGCGCCTCGGTCATCCTCACCGCGTCCACCACTTCAGTGCAGGGCACCGCCGGCTTCAGCGTCTACAGCGCGAGCAAGGCGGCCGTGCGCAACTTCGCCCGCTCCTGGGCGCTGGACCTGAAGGACCGCGGCATCCGCGTGAACGTGGTCAGCCCCGGCCCCGTCCGTACCCCGGGCCTCGGCGGGCTGGTGCCTGATGAAGCGCGCCAGGGGCTGTTCGACGCGCTGGCCGCGCAAGTGCCGCTGGGTCGCCTCGGCGAGCCGGAGGAGATCGGCAAGGCCGTGGTCTTCCTCGCGTCCGAGGCATCGAGCTTCGTCAACGGCATCGAGCTGTTCGTCGATGGCGGGATGGCGCAGGTGTAA
- a CDS encoding membrane protein codes for MTKMTTHDWLNKVPEVTLAFWVIKIMSTTVGETFADFLAVDAGLGLGITSAVMAALLAVALVVQVRGRTYTPWIYWLSVVLVSIVGTQLTDILTDVLDVSLYTSTAVFSGLLVVNFAVWYAVEKNLSIREIITPRRELFYWTTVLCTFALGTAAGDLATEALGLGFTLGAMIFAALIALAGVAWRYGLNAVPAFWVVYILTRPLGASLGDLLTQAHKYGGLGIGATWTSVIFLCVIVVLVAAAQFAANSRKQLSQ; via the coding sequence ATGACGAAAATGACCACTCACGACTGGCTCAACAAAGTGCCTGAAGTGACTCTGGCCTTCTGGGTCATCAAGATCATGTCCACCACGGTGGGCGAAACTTTCGCGGACTTTCTTGCCGTCGACGCCGGGCTTGGCCTTGGAATAACGAGTGCGGTCATGGCTGCACTGCTGGCCGTTGCATTGGTCGTCCAGGTTCGCGGCCGCACCTACACGCCGTGGATCTATTGGCTGTCGGTAGTGCTGGTCAGCATCGTCGGAACGCAACTGACCGACATCCTCACCGATGTGCTGGATGTCAGCCTCTACACAAGTACCGCAGTCTTCTCCGGGCTCCTGGTAGTCAACTTCGCGGTCTGGTACGCGGTGGAGAAGAACCTCTCCATCAGGGAAATCATCACGCCCCGTCGCGAGCTCTTCTACTGGACGACGGTGCTCTGCACCTTCGCATTGGGCACCGCCGCCGGCGATCTCGCGACCGAGGCGCTGGGCCTGGGCTTCACGCTCGGTGCCATGATCTTCGCCGCTCTAATCGCCTTGGCCGGTGTCGCCTGGCGCTACGGCCTCAACGCCGTGCCCGCTTTCTGGGTCGTTTACATCCTGACCCGCCCGCTGGGCGCCTCGCTGGGCGACCTGCTGACTCAAGCGCACAAGTACGGCGGACTGGGTATCGGGGCGACTTGGACCAGCGTGATCTTCCTCTGCGTAATCGTTGTTCTGGTGGCTGCCGCGCAGTTCGCCGCCAACAGCAGAAAACAGCTTTCTCAATAA